TATGAAGGTTTTGAAGGGCCGGATTTCGGTGCTGTATCAGCCAGATTTGTATTAATTACCGCTCTCAGCAATTACGGAGCACCCTGTACAGGACTCGGTGAGTTGAAAATAAATGTACTCAACAGTCCGTTGCCGGTTGAACTACTCTCCTTTTCAGGTAAATGTGAATCCATCCATGTTAAACTCAACTGGGCAACGGAGACAGAAAAGAACAGTGACTTTTTTGAAATTGAAAATTCTGAGGACGCAAAAGATTGGACAAATGTAGCTAAAGTTTCAGCTGCAGGTGAGAGTCTGAAACGAAAAGAATATCATTTTGACATTAAAAATAGTGACAATGGTTCTGGATATTACAGACTGAAAATGGTGGATTTGGATGGAAAATATACTTATTCACCTATTATTTTTACTGACTGTGCTTCAAAAACAGACGGATTCAGCATTTATCCTAATCCGGCTAAAGAATATATCACTGTATTCAGAAACACTTCTAAAAATGAGCTGATTAATTATTCTATATTGGATAACTTCGGACGAATCATTGAAACCGGTGTTATTTCAGAAAAAAATGAAATCAATATCGGACAGCTTCATTCAGGTAAATATTTTTTACAATTGGTGGTTGATGGTACGCCAATAAGTAAAGAATTTATGAAGATATAAATTAAACTTTCAATGGCTACTGTAAGTGTATTTTCATTAATATTGGGATCAACATCGTTGGTTTTTCTGTTGGCTGGTTGGCTCATGGGAAAATACCCTCCAACGAAAATTAATCAGCTTCACGGCTATAGAACGACTTCCTCTATGAAATCTCAGGAACATTGGGATTATGCCCAAAAAATCTCAAATTTCGAATTTCTGAAAGCAGGGGTTATCCTTTTACTTTTAGCTCCATTAGGCTTCTTTTTTAATTCGGGAGAAACACTTCAGACTGTTTTTGCTTTGGTCATTTTGGTTATTGTGGTCTTGAATGCCATTCTTCAAACTGAAAAAAAGATCAAAATGAAGTTTGAAGAATAGATTGTGAAGATGCTAAGCTTATCATATGGGTGCTAAGCTTAGCGTCCTCGCTAAGCTTGCATTAGTTTTGGCGTCTGCGCCGGTGTCTTTACAATTCTACACACTGCCAAAGTTTATAAAGGAAAAAATCTATATAAAGGTCTTATACCTTAAATGTTTCTTAAGCTGGAAGCTTAGACAAATTAAAGCTTAGCGAGGACGCTAAGCTGATCATATGGGTGCTAAGCTTAGCGTCCTCGCTAAGCTTGTATTAGTTTTGGCGTCTGCGCCGGTGTCTTTACAATTCTACACACTGCCATAGTTTATAAAGGAAAAAATCTATATACAGTTCTTATTGTATTTCCCTCTTTCAGTCGATCTTGAGGATTCGGGAAGTATATATTTTATTATTTCCACAAACTACTTTTATGATATACATTCCTGAAAAAAGTGATGTTCCGTTAATCTCTAAAACGTCAGATAAATCTCCTGATTGCTGCATCCATCTCCTGCCATGCAGATCATAAACAGAAACAGATTGTATAGGGTCAGGAGCATAAATCGTGAAGATACCGGACGAAGGGTTGGGATGAATACTGATCTGCTTTTCAGTTGTGACTATCGGATTGAAATCACTTGTTCCTGTCACAACTACGATTTCCGGATTACAGTAGGGATAGGGTGTATCCGGACGGAAGTTGGGAAAATATGGGATATTACATACCGGTGTCTCAAACTTCAGGACATGCTGTCTTACATCACAGTCTTTTCCCTTTTTGTCCGGTTCCATGATGATGTGCATATAGGGCAGACAATAACCTGTATGCATATATATGCGGCAATCCGGCCCTGTCTGCATAGCGCCAAACCAATTGGGCTGGTTGAAGTCATTTCCGAATGAACCGTCCCAAATGGCAACAGTATCTAATCTGAGTATTTCATCATCCAGGATCTACCTGATACAGATGTGGTCCATTGCCCAAATATACAAAACGGCCGTTGGGTGAGAAAGATGCACCGCTGACCAATGCTTCCTGTGTAGTGGGTAGGTGACGAAAATTGGAAAAAATAGCGTTTGACCTGTCGAAGTCCATCACATACAATCCATCCATCCCTGAAAAACGCATATACTTCGTACCGTCTGATGAGAATGCTGCCTGACTACCCCCATCTCTTATCCAGCTATTTCCGATACTTTGTTTTCCACTTTCTATGATCTCATCTCCCTGCATCAGGATTTTGTAGTAATTATTGGTATTTCTGTTGTCCTGCTTGATGATCCACCAGTCGGTACCGTTGGCATGTTTTACAGCAGCGAGATTACCTGCTCCGAGTATAGTATCCTGCAGTACCGGGATATTTTTTTTGATAACCCGGCCACTGCCTTGATTCAGAGACATATCTACGATGGAATAATTTAGATCACTATACAGAAATAATGTGTCTTTATCAGAGAAAATATTTTTCCGATCATGAAAAATAATATATTGATTGGGATTATTGTTGAATGGGAGCGTAATCATGGATTGCTGTCCGGAGGTGTAACCATTGTTGCCTGGACAATTATTGTCAGCGATAGCACCAGGATTGAAGTCTGTGCCATTTTCAATTATTTTGTGATATTTATTGGCTAAATCACAACCATTAAAATAGAACATAAGATTACCATTATAGTCTGACATATTGGCTCCGGCTATAATCATTCCAAAAGCCAAACTTTCATGACGTATTTGTATGGTATCACTTTTAAAGTGAACAATTGGATCTTTATATCCAGTACTACTCCAATACCCCATTACATATTGACTATCGTATAGAAATTGGGATCGGACTGTACCGACCCCAATTATTGGCATTATCATTAAAAACAAAATTCTCTTCACAATATTATTATTCAATTTTTATGATTTTGGAAGTATAAATTTTATCATTGTTGTCACATTCTAATTTAATAAAGTAAAGGCCGGGATGTAGTTCCTTGGCATCTAATTGGTACATATTTCCATATTCCCCGGATTGATGTATCCATATTCTACCATGTAAATCATATACAGAAACAGTTTGTATAGGGTCAGGAGCATAAATCGTAAAGATACCGGATGATGGGTTGGGCTGAATACTCACAAGCTGATAAGATTGAGCAGTTCGGATCACAGTAGTATCACACAGGTCGTGATCATTGTAATACACCGAATCAGCTTTTGATTCCAGCAATCCTCTGGCAGCATATACGGACTCACCTCCCGAAAGCGGACATTGTACTGCAATTTCGGTCAAAGTCTGCCACTCGGTTAGAGTGAGCGTATCATTTTGGTGTAGCGATGCTACGGCACGCAGTATTGCTATCTGATTGAGCACAGGAGTCAGGGTGTCGTAAATATTGTTGAGTATAATGAGGGCATCATCAATATCATGCAAATGCTGATCTCTGATATTAGTATAAATGACCTTCACCGTGCTGTCCGCCACATAAATATCTTCCATCCGTAACAATTGTTGTTGCTCGGTGAGATGAGGCTGATCGATATTATAGTTTGTCCAAAGTGATTTTAATGTATCTATGGCATCAGTCAGAGAGGTGTCAGCATATCGGGATGATCGAATCAATGAGGATGCCTCGTATAGTTTTCCTATATTCCCTGCACTATGCGCCGCTATAAAGCTATGGATATTGGGTACATTCTTGAATAAGCTATCCTGCCCGGCGTTTTTTACCGCATTATAAATCCTGAAATCAGCACTGAAATTGAGCGCAGCATTAAATGCTCCGAAATTAAAATCACCTCCTACAAAATCCTCAATCAGACCGATATCATAATTGTCATCATTCTCCAGCGGACCGGGGATATTGTATGACCCGCCGCCATTAGGTGATCCGCTACATGATGTACTTGTACTTCCCGTTGCTTGATTAATAAACCAATCTGTTGACACCGAGGAGATGGGATTTGGTCTGTAGCGACTGTCTTGTGAGTTATCTACTATAAATTGAGATTCATTTACAAAAAATATATCACCACCCAGATGTTTAGCTCCTATTGTAAATGTGCCGTTTTCCCAAAAATTAAACCGGTGCATCTGCTGACCCATCAAAGACAAGCCATTGGATGGATAGAGTCCGCAGTACAGACCGGTGTGGCTGGATGACATCGTATTACGGTTGTAATTACCATTGCTGTTGCCCCATACATTGATCCCGTAAGTACCACCTTGTATATTGTTGCACTGGACGACATTGCCCATGCTGCCTGAGAGATAGATACCCAGTCTCTGTGACGATTCATTTGTTGCAGAAAGGTTATTCAGTGTGTTATAGTTAATGATGTTGGCAGAGCTTCCTTCTACAGTGATAAGTCTTGAATTTGATCTGCCTTCTGCGGTAAGCCGGTTTTCATCTACATAGTTGTTGAATGAATTATTTAAACTGATGCCGCGTTGTTTTACATTTGTAAAATCAGAATCCCAGACAAACCAGCCCTTAGCACCACTTTGACCAGTGATGGATAAGCTCACATCCAGATTGTCAAAATCAGAATCATCGATTCTAGAATATACATCATTGCCGGAATTATTTGTAGATATGATACCTCTCTGCCCGTTTCTAAAAGTATTTTTGTAAATATCATGCTTCAGACCCGGTGAATTGATGATGACAGTTCCTATAGTATTATTGTCAAAAATTGTACCATTGCTTTCGTAAATATTTCTAGCACTCACTATTCCGGTTTGCCATCTAGAAAAAGTTGTACTCTTGCTTACATTTAAATTATTCCCTTCACCAATCAAATTTATTCCTTTTCCTTGGAACAAACTTTTTCCTTCAAAATTACCGCCTTCTACCTTCAATGAAGTGCCATTGCTTTCAACTCCGTATGCCAAATTTCTGAAATCACAATTTTCTGATAATACAACTGGACAATTTGTGAGTATTATCCCTGTTTGACCATTTCTAAAAACAGAACCTGATAATTTTTCCAGTCTTGATTCCAGGAGCGATATGGCTGTATGATTACCATCAAAAAGACAACCATCTTCAATTCTGACGACTGCTTTTCGAGAATCTGATGTAATGCCGATATTTGCGTTGCTTAAAGTACTTTTTTTAAGTATAATTTTTCCACTTCCTTCCAGCGTGATTCCATTCCACTTTTCACCACAGCTATTAAATGAGCACTCATTCAGATCAAGCGTGACACCATCTCTGACCAGTAATCTTGAATCAGGGGTAAAATAGAAGTTAGTATTGCAAAATGCTTTGTTTACATCTATATCGAATATACCATCCAGATAGACATCAAATTTTGTTCCATAACAAAAATTGTAAATATCATTTTCATTTGGGTTCGTCAGTTCAGAAGCAGTAGTGTAAGATTGATTAGTTTTGTCGATTTGATGATTATAATTAAATCTATATTGAACTGATTTAATTGTGGTTTTAGATAAAGGTAGAATTTCTGAACCTACACTTACAATGTAAGCTTCTGGATTTATATTGTACACAAAGTTCACTCTGGTATAATTTGGAAACCCTGATCCATTACTGATTTGACCTGTACCTTTAGGCCTTACTTTAACTGAATTTATTGCACCTGAGCCTCTGGGCAGAGTCATCCAATTCATCTCTAATCTGCTGTTAAATTCAGGATTGCCTCCAGGATATGGAACTACTTGTGCAAATATAGATTCACTCTCTACAATATCAATGTAATTGTCGTTGTAATCGATATATATTCTGTATTGTCTGTCGTTTTGAAGATTTTCGCAGTTATTTGAAATTGTACCTTCCAACTCAAATGAAGGAATTTCTTCTTCACACCCAAAATCTACATAAAAGTCATTTTGGGAAGTATTGGTAATTACTACAGCCTGGGAACAATTAGGGCATTCCAAATCGACTACATCGACATTTGGTTGTAATAAACATGTGCTATTGTTAATTTTATTTGCGTATGAGGTATTATTATGAGTTGAATATACATATTTATTACAATCTTTAGGATTTACAAAATCACACATTAGTCCAAAATTTGAGACACAATAATCCGAATTTCCCGGAATATCTTCCTCATGACTCATACCAAGCATATGTCCCATTTCATGAGCAAAAATGTTTGCTGCTCTTTTGACATTGTTGATGTCTGCTTCAGCGATACCAACTCCTCCGTTTCTCGTAATATTGCACGCTCCTCCTGAAGCCTGTCCTGCGACTCCGGGGAGTTGAATCGTTAAATGCATGGCTAAGTCCGGTGTGTTGCATAAATCAATTTGATTAAACCAGAAGGCAGTTGCCTGCAATCTTCTTTGGTGGGCTGATGCCGTAATAGGTAAAGCGTGATATAATTTTCTGAGAATACTTATTTGAACCATTAATGATGGACTTTTACGGGAGTAAATGCAATTAACTGTATCTACTATTTCAGAGATGTATGCTATGGCATCTTCTTCACTAGTGAATTGATTAGCAAAATGGTGATCATAACTTACACCTAATTCTATAATAGTATCATTTTGAGCATTCAAAAAAATGCAAGATTTAAAAATGAATAATAATAGTATTAAATTCCGCCCCCCCCCCCATTTCGAAAGAATAAAATTTTGTTTTTCATGGTAATTAAGTTTTTTAAATTAAAATAAGTAATTTCTTCCTTACACGATTAAAACGGGGTAGTAGTGACATTATGCGCAATCGGCAGTACTTTCCTTCATTTAAATGGTGATCAGGATGACATATCGATACAAATATATCATAATAATCTTTCTACACAACACAATCTGTGGTTTTATTTATAAAAAACATATAAATTGTAACTGAGATGACATTTTGTTACCGTAACCTGAAAAAGATATTTAAAAAATATCTTTTAAGCGAAAATCATTTTATGCTCTGTATCAATTGATTACAAAAATTATATATCTGTTCTTTCACACAATGATATAAATCATTCTTTTGTAAAAAGAAAATTCTGTACATTAGCCCAATAATTTAACAGAATAATGATTTTAGGAATATTAAAAGAACCAAATTATAATAGAGTTGCGATTGTTCCTTCGTCTGCCAAACAATTGTCATCTCTGGGCATAGAGACGGTAGTTGAAAGCGGTGCAGGTCTCAAAGCCGGATTCAGTGACGACGCCATGATCGAAGCAGGTTATAAAGTAAGTCAAAGAGCAGATATACTTTCCCATGCGGACATGGTAATCAGTATTTCACCGGCTGAAAAGCAGGATCTCAGTAAAATGAAATCCGGAGCATCTGTTATCTCCATGTATGCACCTTATCAGAATCCCGATGCAATACAATCGGTTTCAGATCTGCCATTGAATGTTTTCAGTATGGACATGATACCCCGGACTACTTTGGCGCAGTCAATGGACGTGCTCTCGTCAATGGCTTCCCTTGCAGGCTATAAAGCGGTACTGAAAGCGGCAGAACATTACAACAGTATGTTTCCGATGATGATGACCGCTGCAGGAACTATTCCACCTACAAAAGTGATGATTCTGGGTGCCGGTGTTGCCGGTCTTCAGGCAATAGCAACAGCCAAACGCCTTGGAGCCGTTGTGGAAGCATTTGATACCCGCCTTGCAGCAAAGGAAGAAGTACAAAGTCTCGGAGCCAGCTTCGTGGAAGTCGAAGGTGCTGTTGATGACAAAGGTGCCGGTGGCTACGCAGTTCAGCAATCTGAAGAATACTTAGCGAGACAAAGAGCATTGGTGCAGGAAAGAGCATTGAAATCCAATATCGTCATCGCCACGGCTCAGGTACGGGGACGAAAAGCACCTTTGCTGATCACAGAAGATACCATTCAGCACATGAAACCGGGATCCGTTATTGTTGACCTCGCTGCTTCGACCGGTGGGAATTGTGCTTTCACAGAAAATAATAAAACGGTCATCAAAAACGGGGTGATTGTAATCGGAAACTCAGACCTTGCCGACGAACTGAGTGGTGTATCCAGTACCCTTTTTGCAAATAATATCATCAACTTTTTGAAGATATTAGTTAAAGACGGCAATATCATACCGGATGAAACCAATGAAATCATTAAAAATGCATTAATTTCAAAAGCCTGAACATGGAACATATAGCTCAATTTATCAATGAAAACATCATATTGATTTACCTTCTGGTGTTTATGGTCATACTTGGATTTGAAATCATCTCCAATGTACCGACCATCCTGCACACACCATTAATGTCCGGCGCAAATGCCATCAGTGGCATCGTCATCATCGGCGGTATATTATTGATGCGGAGGACAGATTCCTCTGACACAATCACGATTATTATGGCAGCAATAGCCATTGTACTTGGGATGGTCAATGTCATCGGCGGATTTGCTGTGACCAACAGAATGCTGTCCATGTTTAAAAAGAAAAAATAATTCAAATCTTAAAAGAACAGAAATATGTACATAGCTGCGATAGTTAAAGTAGCCTATTTGTTAGGCGCATTGGCGATAGTGTGGGGTTTGAAATATCTGAGCTCGCCGGATTCTGCCAGAAAGGGAAATCTGTTGGCGAGTGCCGGAATGGGACTTGCTATTGTGACCGCTATCCTCGAGCCTTTGGAAGGAGCTTCCAATAATTATTTGTGGATACTCCTGGCATTGGCAATCGGAACTCTAATCGGATGGTATAAATCCAAAAAGGTTCAGATGACGGATATGCCACAATTAGTTTCCTTATTTAACGGTCTGGGAGGTGCATCTGCGATGGTTTTGGCGATCATAGAGTTCTCTAAGATTGGAGATGCTGTTATTACATTGGGCGCAGGTCTGATACTGATTTCAACATTGATCATAGGTGCTGTCTCGTTTACCGGTAGTGTATTGGCATATCTCAAATTAGATGGCAAAGTCGAAGATAAAAATGTCACATTTAGGGGGCATAATACGGTCAATAATATTTTTGCAGTTGTAATACTGGGTGTTGCTATCTGGTGTTTGCTGGAAGGAGAAGGCCAGTATATGTTTTTTGGATGGATACTTCTTGCACTTTCCTTAGTATATGGTTTTTCATTTGTAGCGCCGATAGGGGGTGCTGATATGCCGGTGGTCATTTCATTATTAAATTCACTCACAGGAATATCCGCAGCTACAGCAGGTGTACTTTTTGACAATCAGATTATGCTGGTTGGTGGTATTTTAGTGGGAGCTTCCGGGACTATCCTGACCGTACTCATGTGTAATGCCATGAATCGATCGCTTTGGAATGTCATCGTAGGTAATTTTGGCGGATCTTCATCGGGTGCAGTTGCTGGTGCTGCCGGCGTATATCGGGAAGTGACCACCAGTGACCTGGCGATTCAGTTATATTATTCACAGAGAGTGATTATCGTACCCGGATACGGTCTCGCAGTATCACAGGCTCAAAAAGTTTGTCAGGAATTAGATGCTATTCTGAGTAAAAATAATGTAGAAGTATTTTATGCTATTCACCCGGTTGCGGGCAGAATGCCGGGACACATGAACGTATTGCTGGCAGAGGCCAATGTGTCTTACGAAAAGCTTTTGACGCTGGAAGAAGCCAATGAAAAATTCAAAGGCTGTAATGTATCCATCATAGTCGGAGCCAATGACGTGGTAAATCCTGCTGCAAAAACGGATCCGTCGAGTCCTATCTACGGAATGCCGATTTTGGATGTTTTGGATTCGGATTCAGTCGTTATACTTAAGAGATCTATGAAACCCGGATATGCCGGTATTGAAAACCCGTTGTTTTTTGAGGACAAATCCAAAATGCTTTTTGGGGATGCCAAAGACTCCCTCAATAAACTGATACAGGAAATAAAATCTGTTGCCGGATAATTTTTTTCAATACTATTGGTAATATATCAGTAAAAAATTATCTTTGCGTCCGCTTAATGCGAAGGGCCTATAGCTCAGTTGGTTAGAGCACCTGACTCATAATCAGGTGGTCCCAGGTTCAAGTCCTGGTGGGCCCACTGATAATCAAGCAGTTACGAATTAAATTGTAGCTGCTTTTTTGTTTATGCCAACAATTTGCCGACAATTTTAACTTCTATTTTTTCCTTGTATTTCTTATTCTGCTACCCTTACCAAACACAACAATTGGCTTCCAATGGTGAGGAACTTTTGAAAGTTTGAACTCGGCTTCAATTTGGTCTTGTGTCAGAAAATTATCTGTCATGTAAATAACAGCATAGAAAGTTGTCCAATCCGCAGAACCTTCATAACCTTTTATATCTTCAAAAATTCCACCTATAGCAGTTTTCGCTTCATTGGCTGAATCCACAAACTTATATTCAATTGCACTTTTTAATCTTCTAATACCGATATCAGGCTTATATACTTTGGAAATTTTAGCTATTGGAATTTCTCTTACAGTATCTGGAAAAACATGAATTAGTGTTCTGTAAACTTCACTCCTAACTTCAGCTTCATTTGAAGGTACTATTTTTCTTTCTGTGAGTATTTTTGGTGTCCCTCGTAGTATTTGTTCCAATAACAAAAATGAATTGGTTGTCTCATATTCGCTTTCATTATTGATCTTTACATGTGATGTTAAAGCACTTAAGTGTCGTGTGAAGGTCCATTTTACTGGAGAATA
The genomic region above belongs to Saprospiraceae bacterium and contains:
- a CDS encoding NAD(P) transhydrogenase subunit alpha → MEHIAQFINENIILIYLLVFMVILGFEIISNVPTILHTPLMSGANAISGIVIIGGILLMRRTDSSDTITIIMAAIAIVLGMVNVIGGFAVTNRMLSMFKKKK
- a CDS encoding T9SS type A sorting domain-containing protein; translation: MDGITWQVLDTVIFPKANASGFYEGFEGPDFGAVSARFVLITALSNYGAPCTGLGELKINVLNSPLPVELLSFSGKCESIHVKLNWATETEKNSDFFEIENSEDAKDWTNVAKVSAAGESLKRKEYHFDIKNSDNGSGYYRLKMVDLDGKYTYSPIIFTDCASKTDGFSIYPNPAKEYITVFRNTSKNELINYSILDNFGRIIETGVISEKNEINIGQLHSGKYFLQLVVDGTPISKEFMKI
- a CDS encoding NAD(P)(+) transhydrogenase (Re/Si-specific) subunit beta; this encodes MYIAAIVKVAYLLGALAIVWGLKYLSSPDSARKGNLLASAGMGLAIVTAILEPLEGASNNYLWILLALAIGTLIGWYKSKKVQMTDMPQLVSLFNGLGGASAMVLAIIEFSKIGDAVITLGAGLILISTLIIGAVSFTGSVLAYLKLDGKVEDKNVTFRGHNTVNNIFAVVILGVAIWCLLEGEGQYMFFGWILLALSLVYGFSFVAPIGGADMPVVISLLNSLTGISAATAGVLFDNQIMLVGGILVGASGTILTVLMCNAMNRSLWNVIVGNFGGSSSGAVAGAAGVYREVTTSDLAIQLYYSQRVIIVPGYGLAVSQAQKVCQELDAILSKNNVEVFYAIHPVAGRMPGHMNVLLAEANVSYEKLLTLEEANEKFKGCNVSIIVGANDVVNPAAKTDPSSPIYGMPILDVLDSDSVVILKRSMKPGYAGIENPLFFEDKSKMLFGDAKDSLNKLIQEIKSVAG
- a CDS encoding SdpI family protein; translation: MATVSVFSLILGSTSLVFLLAGWLMGKYPPTKINQLHGYRTTSSMKSQEHWDYAQKISNFEFLKAGVILLLLAPLGFFFNSGETLQTVFALVILVIVVLNAILQTEKKIKMKFEE
- a CDS encoding T9SS type A sorting domain-containing protein produces the protein MQTGPDCRIYMHTGYCLPYMHIIMEPDKKGKDCDVRQHVLKFETPVCNIPYFPNFRPDTPYPYCNPEIVVVTGTSDFNPIVTTEKQISIHPNPSSGIFTIYAPDPIQSVSVYDLHGRRWMQQSGDLSDVLEINGTSLFSGMYIIKVVCGNNKIYTSRILKID
- a CDS encoding T9SS type A sorting domain-containing protein, with translation MNAQNDTIIELGVSYDHHFANQFTSEEDAIAYISEIVDTVNCIYSRKSPSLMVQISILRKLYHALPITASAHQRRLQATAFWFNQIDLCNTPDLAMHLTIQLPGVAGQASGGACNITRNGGVGIAEADINNVKRAANIFAHEMGHMLGMSHEEDIPGNSDYCVSNFGLMCDFVNPKDCNKYVYSTHNNTSYANKINNSTCLLQPNVDVVDLECPNCSQAVVITNTSQNDFYVDFGCEEEIPSFELEGTISNNCENLQNDRQYRIYIDYNDNYIDIVESESIFAQVVPYPGGNPEFNSRLEMNWMTLPRGSGAINSVKVRPKGTGQISNGSGFPNYTRVNFVYNINPEAYIVSVGSEILPLSKTTIKSVQYRFNYNHQIDKTNQSYTTASELTNPNENDIYNFCYGTKFDVYLDGIFDIDVNKAFCNTNFYFTPDSRLLVRDGVTLDLNECSFNSCGEKWNGITLEGSGKIILKKSTLSNANIGITSDSRKAVVRIEDGCLFDGNHTAISLLESRLEKLSGSVFRNGQTGIILTNCPVVLSENCDFRNLAYGVESNGTSLKVEGGNFEGKSLFQGKGINLIGEGNNLNVSKSTTFSRWQTGIVSARNIYESNGTIFDNNTIGTVIINSPGLKHDIYKNTFRNGQRGIISTNNSGNDVYSRIDDSDFDNLDVSLSITGQSGAKGWFVWDSDFTNVKQRGISLNNSFNNYVDENRLTAEGRSNSRLITVEGSSANIINYNTLNNLSATNESSQRLGIYLSGSMGNVVQCNNIQGGTYGINVWGNSNGNYNRNTMSSSHTGLYCGLYPSNGLSLMGQQMHRFNFWENGTFTIGAKHLGGDIFFVNESQFIVDNSQDSRYRPNPISSVSTDWFINQATGSTSTSCSGSPNGGGSYNIPGPLENDDNYDIGLIEDFVGGDFNFGAFNAALNFSADFRIYNAVKNAGQDSLFKNVPNIHSFIAAHSAGNIGKLYEASSLIRSSRYADTSLTDAIDTLKSLWTNYNIDQPHLTEQQQLLRMEDIYVADSTVKVIYTNIRDQHLHDIDDALIILNNIYDTLTPVLNQIAILRAVASLHQNDTLTLTEWQTLTEIAVQCPLSGGESVYAARGLLESKADSVYYNDHDLCDTTVIRTAQSYQLVSIQPNPSSGIFTIYAPDPIQTVSVYDLHGRIWIHQSGEYGNMYQLDAKELHPGLYFIKLECDNNDKIYTSKIIKIE
- a CDS encoding Re/Si-specific NAD(P)(+) transhydrogenase subunit alpha, giving the protein MILGILKEPNYNRVAIVPSSAKQLSSLGIETVVESGAGLKAGFSDDAMIEAGYKVSQRADILSHADMVISISPAEKQDLSKMKSGASVISMYAPYQNPDAIQSVSDLPLNVFSMDMIPRTTLAQSMDVLSSMASLAGYKAVLKAAEHYNSMFPMMMTAAGTIPPTKVMILGAGVAGLQAIATAKRLGAVVEAFDTRLAAKEEVQSLGASFVEVEGAVDDKGAGGYAVQQSEEYLARQRALVQERALKSNIVIATAQVRGRKAPLLITEDTIQHMKPGSVIVDLAASTGGNCAFTENNKTVIKNGVIVIGNSDLADELSGVSSTLFANNIINFLKILVKDGNIIPDETNEIIKNALISKA